In the Streptomyces coeruleoprunus genome, CCGCCGCTCCAGCACCCGGCGCGTCGCCCCGGCCGCCAGCGCGACCGCCGCCAGCGCCACCACCAGGGTGCCCGCCAGGTACGCGACGGCCGTCCGCGCCTCGCCCCGGTCCACCAGACGGTGCACGTCCACGGCGTACGTCGAGAAGGTGGTGAAGCCGCCGAGCACGCCCGTACCGACGAAGGGGCGCAGCAGCCGGTGCGGGCGCCGCGCCTCGTCGAGCACCGCCATCAGCACGCCGATCAGCGCGCAGCCGACCGCGTTGATCCACAGGATCGCCCACGGGAACGCGTCCGGAGCGGCGGGCCACGCCAGCGACACCCCGTACCGGGCCGCGGCCCCCAGCGCGCCGCCCGCCGCGACCGCGCCGATCACGGGCCACTCCCGCAGCGCGGTCCCGGCACCGTGCGACGTCGTCATGGCTCCGGAGCCTAGTTTGCCGCTCCCTCTGCGGTGTACCCGGCCCGGCGAGA is a window encoding:
- the crcB gene encoding fluoride efflux transporter CrcB, encoding MTTSHGAGTALREWPVIGAVAAGGALGAAARYGVSLAWPAAPDAFPWAILWINAVGCALIGVLMAVLDEARRPHRLLRPFVGTGVLGGFTTFSTYAVDVHRLVDRGEARTAVAYLAGTLVVALAAVALAAGATRRVLERRSGTRGRPGR